One Labilithrix sp. genomic window, CGTTCGACGACGTCTCGGGCCGCACCGTCGGCGCCGCCGACTTCGACGCGAACGGCAACCACGAGATCATCTACGCCGTCTCCGACGAGACGAAGCTGTACGCCGCCTGCGGCTACGCGCCGGACGCGACCGCGATCGCCGCGGTGGAGCTCCCGATCGCGTACAGCCCCGACATGTTCCTCGGCAGCACCGACGACCTGAACGGCGACGGCAAGCCGGACCTCGTCACGCTGCCGACCGCCGGCGGCGAGCTCAAGGTCTACCTCGGCGGGACGCGCAACGATCCGCCGCCGGAGCTCACCGTCTTCTCCGCGAGCGCCGAGGTCGCGCCCGACGCGGGCGCCGACACGGGCACGCCCGACACGGGCACGGAGACGCCCGACACCGGGACCGCGGAGGACGCGGGCACGGTCACCGCCGACGCGGGCGAGACGCCGGAAGACGACGCGGGGCCGGCGCCGGATGCGGGTCCGTCCTCGGATGCAGGCCCGCGCCCGGACGCGGGAGGCGGCGGCGGTGGTGGCGGCGGTGGCAACACCGACCCCGATCAGGCCGGCGACGACGATGACAGCGAAGAGCCCACCGAGCGCCCGGTCGACGAGGCGGACGGTCCGACGAAGAAGCCGAAGAAGCCGACCACGAAGCCCTCGACCACCGGCGGCGTCACCATCACGCCGCGCCCGCAGCCGCAGGCAGTCAACGACGGCTGCTCGGCCACCCCGGCCTCCTCGCACGGCGTCTCCACCAGCGCGATCGGCGGTGTGATCGCCGCGATGCTCCTCCTCGGCCGCCGCCGCCGCAAGTCGTAGCCTCCGGCCCGCACTCCCACCCCTCGAGAAGGACAGCGAAAATAGCTGTCCTTTTCGCATTTGACGTTGGGTGCCGAAATGTAGGGAAGGGCCGAGGGCGCGGGCCCGTATGTCGTACGTGCCCATGCTCAAGCGCCTCTCCTTCGCCCTGGTCGCGGTCTCGTTCACGGTCCCGGTCGTCGCCTGCCTCCACCAAAACGAGGCCCAGACGGACGGCGCGGCTGCCCACCTCGACGAAGAGACGAAGGCCGCGTGCAACTTCGGCTTCGATCCGGTGGCGCAGCCGCTTCCGGACCTCGTCGCGCTTGGCGGCGGAGAGAGCCCGCTGCTCGCGCCGGCCCGCCTCGTGTTCGGTCGCTTCGACAAGGACGACAAGCTCGACCTCGTGCGCGTCCGGGACAAGAACAACCTCCAGTTCTACAAGGGGCAGGGCGACGGCACGTTCAAGGTCGGCGCGGAGGAGAAGCTCGGGCAGCGCTGGGACTCGACGCGGACGCGCACGTCGCTCGCGATCGTCGGTATCGGCAACTTCGACGGCGACGACTACGACGACGTCCTGGTCGCGCAGACGTCGGTCCCCAAGAACGACGAGAACGGCCCCGAGCAGATCGAGTACCGCATCGTCTACGGCACGAAGGACGGCGACCCGGCGTTCTGGAACCAGAAGACGATCCCGGCCGTCACGGAGAAGGTCCTCTACCACGTCATCGGCGACCTCGACGGCGACGGCAAGGACGACGTCGTGATCGTCACCGCGACCTCGCAGACCGCGCTCTTCGGCGGCGCGAACCGGAACGTGCAACCGGTCTCGATCGCGTACGCGAACGCGGCCGAGCGCCGGTTCGCGTTCTACTCGCCGAAGGCGGGCAAGAAGCCCGCGGGCCTCGTCCTCGTCACGGACGACAAGATCGCGACGCTCACGTTCGACGCCACGCCGGCGCACGCGGCGACCGCGGTCGAGACGCCGTGGACCTCGTTCGTGAAGGGCGCGACGCGCCTCGGCGGCGACCTCGATCGCGACGGCAAGAGCGAGCTCGCGATCCTCTCCGACACGCTCACGATCACGTCGATCGACGCGACGAAGCAGTCGTCCGAG contains:
- a CDS encoding VCBS repeat-containing protein, encoding MLKRLSFALVAVSFTVPVVACLHQNEAQTDGAAAHLDEETKAACNFGFDPVAQPLPDLVALGGGESPLLAPARLVFGRFDKDDKLDLVRVRDKNNLQFYKGQGDGTFKVGAEEKLGQRWDSTRTRTSLAIVGIGNFDGDDYDDVLVAQTSVPKNDENGPEQIEYRIVYGTKDGDPAFWNQKTIPAVTEKVLYHVIGDLDGDGKDDVVIVTATSQTALFGGANRNVQPVSIAYANAAERRFAFYSPKAGKKPAGLVLVTDDKIATLTFDATPAHAATAVETPWTSFVKGATRLGGDLDRDGKSELAILSDTLTITSIDATKQSSEPLTFATLSGRAKAALDLDKNGKGEIVFAAADDSKLYAACGYGPTAKAVAAVELPIPYSADTFIAGTPDLNGDGKPDLVTVPVGGGEAKVYLAGAPAAPAPALTFFESNLAEPPPPPQEEDAGPDPDATVEEEDAGPARTDAGEPQEEDAGEPPPPPPP